The genomic window TTAGTTTTGATTTAACATCCCTGATCATAAGTAGAAGTGTGAAAGAGGTAGTAGACAACTTGACCTGGGAGAGCTTATATTGAAGCTCAGTTTCTGAGAGGGTGACTAGCTGATTTAGCCCAACAAGCAAAGGGGTACACAACTAATGTGGAGAAAAGGACAATTCTGAGATAGTTCAAAAAGACAAGGATTTGGTAATGTTCCTATATTTCAGAGACAACAGtcaactttttttcttccaaaacaaCGTAGTCACTGTCACTCAGAACCTCAAAATTGtgcaaagggaaaaatgagaaataagatGGAAATTTCAAAATGCTAGTCTGTAGAAATTAGACGACTTACAGGCATTGTTTTTTTAGTGGTGACAATAGGGCTAACAACAATTCAAGATATGTAAGCCTGTGTGtttaacatgaaaacaaatattacTTAAGTGAGGAAGTCATTATAATAAGGATTCAAACTTTACCAGGTCACCTCagcttaaaagaaaaattcaaaatatagaataaaaagcagaagaaattaaacacacacaagataaaaacaaaccaaacatcTTTTGCAAAGTTTGAGTACTCAAATTCCAAGGAacttcaattaaaatttttttaaagctatgcTTAATTTAAAATCTTATCCAATAAGATATTAGCtaataaaaattaagttaaaacaAGGATACTGGTCTTTTAAAGCTTCAGGCAGCTCCTTCACCATAGTTATGTATTTAGGCACCTTATCCTCTACATTCTACTTTTATATCCTATAATCTTAAAACAGGGCACTGTCAGATTCAGTTTTTGAGATAACACAGTTATAGTTATCATTCCTGGAGAAACTGCTCGTGTAATGTACTTATACTGTACAAAGTACTTGCATGAAAAATCTACCAACTTTCAGCATAAAATCAGGTTGACCACTCAGCACGTCATTTAAGGAATTGCTCCTTAACTGGAGTCATAATTTAGAAACCAGTTTTAAGTTTTCAAACTCCGTGTTATTCAAAGGTCTAAGCTGCTCGAGACACTGTTGTGTGTATATGCAGTGGTGTCACATGAAGCCTTCCACATGACCCCCAGATGTGCCAGGTGTATTCTTCCATCAGTTAATGCTGCTTGTAGGAATAAGGGCACCACTCACTGTCACACCTGGCAGGAAGAGAGCATGTATCACCACTGTAGACACAGATCTGTAAACTTGCACACTAATTTTAATCTTAACAAGGAATCCTAGTGTCTTCATTGTCTTAAGTAAAAGGGTGTTTCAAGCATtatgtctttttgtcttttaggTTTAGAGAGCTTATTGGAAAACCCAGAGCCTTCTGGATGACTGAGGTAGTAGACAATGCCTCCTCCTGAATAGATCACACCTCTCCAAAGTTGGTATGGCCAGTCTCCTTGGCATGTTCCCTTGCTTCTGCCTGTCCAGTTAACCCCTTTTGGCACACCATGCATCTCAGGGTGAATCGGTTTACATCTGTAAACTGCCTCTTTCTTCTAGCTTCATCTGCCAATTCCAATGCTTGTGCAAGAACAATATCATCATTGGAGGAAAAGATGGTCAAAGGAGGGCTGTCTGGGTCAGGGAAGTTTCGCTGAAGTGGATCATAGTGGATGCCATCATAAATTAGTAGTACCCTTTTGGGGTAACCAGCATCTTCCCCAAAGCGGTCAATTCTGACTGTCTGTGTGTCCACTACACAAATTTCACACTGATAAAACTTTGACAAAATGGATATCTCAATAGCTCCTCCCCAAGTGTCATCCCTTCTAATCCAGTCACAGTACTCTTGATTTGTTTTCCCCAATAATGCCTCACAATAGAATTCTGGATCACTTGCTACTATCTCTGCTATTAGATTTCGCATCTCAGGGGCGCAAGCTGGATCCAAAACCCCCCCTTCTACTACATAGTATACACTGGTGAAAAGGCAGGAGTTATCTGCTGGGACCACAGTTCTGGTAAGCACAGGCAAAACTTCCCTGAATGAAGTATGAGCACCATGTTTTGTAACTGCAGAAGATGAAGTCTTATGCTTGGTTTTGTCCTCTTCGATGATCAGGGTATCACCTGTTAAAAATAAAGCATATCCAAAACTGCAGAGGAATGTTTAGATGAAATATGGCCTATTAACCAGTTGTAAATTACAAAAGGCATGTTATTTATAAGATGGTtttataaaaatgactaataaggggtagctaggtagagAAGTGAAtagggcaccagtcctggagtcaggaggacccgagttcaaaatctggcctcagacacttaatacttacctacctgtgtgatattgagtaagtcacctaaccccattgccttgcaaccccgcCTCACCAAAAGACTAATAAGCATTCATTCCTTTCTATAATCTTCCTTAGGCAATTGTTGTTTGTTCTGCTTTGATTCATGCTGCCTTCCCAATTTAGCCAGGGCAATCTGGCTACACCTCCACGTCATTCATGGCTAATATGAGAAAGGATTAAAAGCATACATTTCTAACAAGATCTACAACTTCATTAATGTGAGAGACAACTAAGTACCAAAACTGCTAGAGCATCTGGCAGAGTGTCAAGAAAACCTAacttcaaatctagactcaagatacttactagttgggtgaagcaaacccctgtttgcctcagtttcttcatctgtaaaatggggatagcaatAGTACTCTAcctcccaggactgttgtgaagctcaaatgagataatcatcgGTCAAGCAGTTAGCACAATAACTGACATCTAATGTTAGCCATTATCATTCCTGTTCTTATCTTTGTTGTAGGTTTTACTCCATGgatgcaaccaaaaaaaaaaatctgtcaatcTGAAGCCAACCTTTAGATTTAGTTAGGAGGGTCCAGccgtgttcaaatccagcctcagacacttaataattacccagctgtgtggccttgggcaagccacttaaccccatttgccttgcaaaactaaaaaaaaaaaaggggggggtctTTACAACTGTGGCCAGTTAGTTAGTCTATTCCTGGgagaaaattcaaaatcttttcaaCCTATTAAAAGTGTCAGAAATTGGGGTTGCTAGagcccaggccctggagtcacagACATTTAATCATCACCTAGCTGtggggtcttgggcaagccacttaaccccattgccttgcaaaaaccaaaaaaaaaaaaaaaggggggggagggtcTTTACAACTCTGGCCAGTTAGTTTGTTCCTGGgggaaaattcaaaatcttttcaaCCTATTAAAAGTCAGAAGTTGGGGCTgctaaatccggcctcagacacttaatcatcacctagctgtgtggtcttgggcaagccacttaacccccaaaaccaaaaaaaaccaaaaaaaaaaaaggaaaaaagtgtccGAAGTTGCCCTTTTCCAG from Macrotis lagotis isolate mMagLag1 chromosome 2, bilby.v1.9.chrom.fasta, whole genome shotgun sequence includes these protein-coding regions:
- the YOD1 gene encoding ubiquitin thioesterase OTU1, giving the protein MFPPAGGDHFSSHPPAGCPGGGVSLRAAAAAAGAAAAAAAAAAWRAGGRAREGPAGAMWRLRCKAKNGTHVLQGLSSRSRVRELEGQIAAVTGIAPGGQRVLVGFPPECLDLSNGETVLGDLPIQSGDTLIIEEDKTKHKTSSSAVTKHGAHTSFREVLPVLTRTVVPADNSCLFTSVYYVVEGGVLDPACAPEMRNLIAEIVASDPEFYCEALLGKTNQEYCDWIRRDDTWGGAIEISILSKFYQCEICVVDTQTVRIDRFGEDAGYPKRVLLIYDGIHYDPLQRNFPDPDSPPLTIFSSNDDIVLAQALELADEARRKRQFTDVNRFTLRCMVCQKGLTGQAEAREHAKETGHTNFGEV